The Chroicocephalus ridibundus chromosome 2, bChrRid1.1, whole genome shotgun sequence genome includes a region encoding these proteins:
- the FBXO43 gene encoding F-box only protein 43 produces the protein MSDSHSLMFNTLKRNRLTSPSSNLKYSNFKDTCCTPIFLHSRCNESVKDPDVEHKAALSVTSLSLLQEHSEHIHPSALFPVLSSVENEMNSISLSERREANRSADFFETPKVSRKGSSLRRRLLLSKTVPAGTTAGCCERQPGSSGSIRKKIFSCILSSEERVSQAASDSPRDKSHKPLTASASKTEDSNPDCPKRRLSFSQQRTSTLDESKCKDSLLLEPECLSPIQCKNVIASNTNELNGSVLASDGLLRTSSYNVLPETNEGKFLTSVNSLVESFNFELSEINSPPVKLASYPDLSIPEDSGYNSLHLDKSGDSSSDHEGSFREFFQKHKEGSKILDSKRQTRKLEKVRKLSTLQEQGSQSETEDHHSSPSTSACMLTEERNFDSEDPALVLEEHPSGDLVVSHGDLSRTPALKIVHEICLQRQRSDQTQISQNIGGTEIFALEHVLAGLIGKKMGLEKLDILTELKYRNLTHVLAIVLGALTVESLCSIWKVSKNWREIIVQDKSADKRRKLYIKQLKEEAGEYLLKAEDAATRLNVLNRSALRPVQAQARTSVVQTPASYTELAPRRCRSVPHSTCRQEEYVKVAKTLFTDEALKPCPRCQYPAKYQLVKKRGLCSRGACAFEFCILCLHAFHGSKECSSLSAKWKNKKDAPPGSAQSKRNLKRL, from the exons ATGTCAGACAGTCATTCACTAATGTTCAATACTCTTAAAAGAAATAGATTAACATCTCCCAGCAGCAATTTGAAATATTCAAATTTTAAAGACACATGTTGCACTCCAATATTTCTGCATAGCAGATGCAATGAGTCAGTAAAAGATCCTGATGTAGAACATAAAGCAGCACTGAGTGTAACGAGTTTATCATTGCTACAAGAGCATTCTGAGCACATTCATCCAAGTGCCCTCTTTCCTGTGTTGTCATctgttgaaaatgaaatgaattcTATCTCCTTATCAGAAAGAAGAGAGGCAAATAGAAGTGCAGATTTTTTTGAAACTCCTAAAGTGAGTAGAAAAGGCTCCTCACTACGCAGGAGACTGCTTTTATCTAAGACTGTTCCAGCTGGCACAACTGCAGGATGCTGTGAAAGACAGCCTGGTTCTTCAggaagcatcaggaaaaaaatattctcttgcaTTTTGAGCTCTGAAGAAAGAGTTTCACAAGCTGCTTCAGATTCTCCAAGAGATAAAAGTCACAAACCTCTGACAGCTAGCGCTTCAAAAACCGAGGACTCCAATCCTGATTGCCCAAAACGGAGACTTTCCTTTTCACAACAAAGGACTTCTACACTAGATGAGTCCAAATGTAAGGACTCCTTATTGCTAGAACCAGAATGTTTATCTCCAATTCAGTGTAAGAACGTTATTGCTAGTAACACTAATGAATTAAATGGAAGTGTCCTTGCGAGTGATGGGTTGCTTAGGACTTCTAGTTACAATGTGTTACCTGAGACCAATGAGGGTAAGTTCCTGACTTCTGTCAACAGTCTTGTAGAGAGCTTTAACTTTGAACTAAGTGAAATAAACTCTCCCCCTGTCAAGCTGGCAAGTTACCCAGATCTTTCAATACCTGAGGACAGTGGATATAATTCACTTCATCTGGACAAATCAGGAGACTCATCATCTGATCATGAGGGATCTTTCCGAGAGTTCTTCCAAAAACATAAAGAAGGTTCCAAAATTCTGGATAGtaaaagacagacaagaaaacttgaaaaagttAGAAAGTTATCCACTCTTCAGGAACAAGGCTCACAGTCAGAGACAGAAGATCATCACAGCAGTCCTTCTACTTCAGCATGTATGttaacagaagaaagaaactttGACAGTGAAGACCCTGCATTAGTTTTAGAAGAACATCCTAGTGGTGACCTAGTTGTAAGTCATGGAGATCTTTCAAGAACTCCAGCTCTGAAAATAGTTCATGAAATTTGCTTGCAAAGACAAAGATCAGACCAAACTCAAATATCACAGAATATTGgtggaacagaaatatttgcattagAACATGTTCTTGCTGGACTTATTGGCAAGAAAATGGGCCTtgaaaaattagatattttaacagaattaaaatacagaaacttaACACATGTTCTTGCTATAGTTTTAGGTGCTTTAACAGTGGAAAGTCTGTGCAG CATTTGGAAAGTGAGCAAAAACTGGCGTGAAATCATTGTGCAAGATAAAAGTGCAGATAAGAGGAGAAAGTTGTACATAAAACAACTGAAAGAAGAAGCTGGG GAATATTTATTGAAAGCTGAAGATGCTGCCACAAGACTTAATGTTCTCAATAGATCTGCTCTAAGGCCTGTTCAAGCTCAAGCCAGAACTTCTGTAGTGCAAACACCAGCTTCATACACTGAACTTGCACCCAGGAGATGCCGTTCTGTTCCCCATTCAACTTGTAGACAGGAAGAATACGTAAAA GTTGCTAAAACTCTGTTCACTGATGAAGCTCTAAAACCCTGTCCAAGATGTCAATATCCTGCTAAATACCAATTGGTAAAGAAACGGGGACTATGTAGCAGAGGGGCATGTGCATTTGAGTTCTGTATTTTATGTCTGCATGCTTTCCATGGGTCAAAAGAATGTAGCAGTTTGTCTGCAAAAtggaagaacaaaaaagatgCTCCTCCAGGAAGTgcccaaagcaaaagaaatttaaaaagactCTAA